AACAGCAGTTTTGTGCCCCTTGCAAAAAAGGAACTTGAAGGAACTGATGTAAAAGTTTGTACCGTGGTAGGTTTTCCCTTAGGGGCCATGTCTACCGAAGCTAAAGTCTTCGAGACCCAACAAGCTCTAAAAGATGGCGCTGAAGAGGTCGATATGGTGATCAACATTGGGGAACTGAAATCGAAGAACTTCAAGAAAGTTGAAGAAGAAATTGCTGAAATTAAAAAGGCCACAGGCGATATGGTTCTTAAGGTGATCATTGAAACCTGTTACCTCACCCCACAGGAAATAGTTTTGGCCAGCGAAATTGCGGTTAAAGCAAAAGCCGATTTTGTAAAAACCTCTACCGGATTTGGCAATGACGGTGCCCGGCTCGAGAATATAGAACTAATGAGGAATGCTGTAGACGGGAAAGCAAAATTAAAGGCTTCGGGCGGAATTAAGAATCTTGACACCGCATTGTCTTTCATTGAAGCAGGTGTTGATAGAATAGGAACTTCTTCGGGAGTATCAATTGTAAAGGAATTAAAAAAATGAGCATACACATTGGCGCCAACAAAGGCGATATAGCAGAAACAGTACTATTACCGGGAGATCCCTTAAGAGCAAAATGGATCGCAGAAACTTATCTAGAAGATGCAAAATGTTACAACCAGGTACGCAACATGTTTGGGTACACGGGAACCTATAAAGGCCGAAGAATTTCGGTACAGGGCACCGGGATGGGGGTACCTTCAATATCGATCTACGCTCACGAACTCATCAATGAGTTTGGCGTAAAAAACCTCATTAGGGTAGGCAGCGCCGGATCTTATCAAAAAAGTGTGAAGCTTCGCGATATCGTTATTGCGATGGCGGCTTCATCTACTTCAGGAATAAACCAGTACAGGTTCCAGGGAGCCGATTTTGCACCTACGGCAAGTTTCAGCCTTTTTCAGCAGGCAATTGAAAAGGCTAAAGAGAAGAAGATCGAGGTAAAGGCAGGAAACGTGCTTACCAGCGATGAATTCTATGCCGATGAATTTGAATCTTATCAAATGTGGTCAAATTTTGGGGTGCTTTGTGTAGAGATGGAATCCTCAGGCCTGTATACCATCGCCGCTAAACACGGTGTAAATGCCCTTTCCCTGCTCACAATTTCTGACTCTCTGGTGACTAAGGAAAAAACCACTACCGAAGAGCGCGAAAGCACTTTTAAAGGTATGGTGGAGATCGCCCTCGAATTAGGATAGGTTTTCTCAATATTTGAACAGAAGCGGAAATTTCAGCATGAAGTTTCCGCTTTTTTATTTCTACCTAAGAATGTTTAGAAGTTGTACAAAATAGTTTTTTCTGTTCAAAAAGGCATTTTGAAAGTCAAGTATTGAAGTCTCACCTTTTGACTTTTATCGAAAAATCGTAACATTACGCATTCAAAATTTTACACCCCTTAAATGGAAGACGAAAAATTCATTAAAGACACAAAAGTTCTTGAAAATCGTGAGTTGAATATCTGGGAAGCTTTATTTCCGGTTTTTGCCCTGGTAGGAATGCTGGCGTATAATGTTTTTGTATACGGAGACGATTCCCTGGGCGGGTCAAACCAGTTCATCCTTCTCCTGGGAGCTGCCGTTGCAGCTATAGTGGGGATGTTCAACAAAGTCTCTTTTGACACTATGATCGAAGAGGTGGCCAACAATATTAAATCTACTACGGGCGCAATTCTTATCCTGCTCATGGTAGGGTCTCTCGCCGGCACCTGGCTCATTAGTGGAATTATCCCCACCATGATCTATTACGGGTTGCAGATTCTCAATCCCACAATATTTTTGGCGGCAACAGTAGTCATTTGTTCGGTGATCTCGGTAGCCACGGGAAGTAGCTGGACTACTTCGGCAACAGTGGGAATAGCACTGATAGGAATTGCCGAAGCCCTGGGGATTTCGGTAGGAATGACGGCCGGTGCCATTCTTTCGGGAGCATATTTTGGGGATAAGATGTCACCTCTTAGTGACACTACCAACCTGGCTCCTGCCATGGCCGGAACAGATTTGTTCACGCACATAAGGTATATGACCCTTACCACGGTGCCCACCATTGTGGTCACCCTTATTGTTTTCACCATTCTGGGCTTTAGCGTAGAACCTTCGGGTACCGCAGATACCAGTGCGATCCTGGCATCTATAGACAGTGCATTTAATATTAGCCCCTGGCTTTTTGCCGTACCGGTGCTGGTGATCGTTCTTATTGTTATGAAGACCTCTCCGCTTATCGCTTTACTGTTAGGAACTTTACTGGGCGCTGCCGCCGCGGTGATCTTTCAGCCCGAAGTGGTAACCGCAGTATCAGGCTATGAGACCCTCTCTTTTGAAGCTGCATACGTTGGCTTAATGAATGCCATCACCATTGACACTGAAATCATTACCGATAATGCACAGCTCAACGACCTGTTCTCTTCGGGAGGAATGTATGGAATGCTGGGAACCATCTGGCTTATCATCTGCGCCATGGTCTTTGGTGGGATCATGGACGCCATTGGCGCTCTTGCAACTATAAGTAAAGCCCTGCTTAACCTGTTCCACACCACTTTTGGCCTTTTTGCCAGTACCGTCTTTAGCTGTATTACCCTTAACGCCACAGCATCTGACCAGTATTTGGCTATTGTAGTACCCGGAAAAATGTTTGCCAAGGCTTACCGCGACAAAGGCCTGGCTCCCGAAAATTTAAGCCGCTCGTTAGAAGACTCGGGTACGGTCACTTCGGTACTTATTCCATGGAATACCTGTGGTGCCTACCACAGTGGGGTTCTTGGCGTGCCGGTAGCTTCTTATTTCGTCTATGCGATCTTTAACTACCTAAGCCCGTTCATGACCTTGTTTTATGCAGCTTTCAATATTAAAATAAGAGAGCTGGCTGGCAATGCAGCAGCTCAATAACAATAGGTTATACCGAAAGAATAATAGCATTAGAAAAACCTATAACAAAATAAAAAATAAAGATTTGCGGCCTTAGTAGGGCCGCTCTTTGTTTTTATCTTTGCACCCGAATTAAATCAATAATAAAAACTAAAAATACTATGGCATTAGTAGGAAAAAAATTTCCAAACTTAGAAGTAAACGCTATGAACGACTTAGGTGATACTTTTAAGATCAACGTATTCGAAGAAGCAAAGAAAAACGGTAAAAAAGTTTTGCTTTTCTGGTACCCAAAAGATTTCACCTTTGTTTGCCCTACAGAGCTACACGCATTTCAGGAAGCCCTGGCCGACTTTGAAAAAAGAAATGTAATGGTCATTGGAGCTTCATGTGACACTCCCGAAGTTCACT
This Salinimicrobium tongyeongense DNA region includes the following protein-coding sequences:
- the deoC gene encoding deoxyribose-phosphate aldolase, with amino-acid sequence MEINKYIDHTILKATATKEDVVALCKEAKEYSFFSVCVNSSFVPLAKKELEGTDVKVCTVVGFPLGAMSTEAKVFETQQALKDGAEEVDMVINIGELKSKNFKKVEEEIAEIKKATGDMVLKVIIETCYLTPQEIVLASEIAVKAKADFVKTSTGFGNDGARLENIELMRNAVDGKAKLKASGGIKNLDTALSFIEAGVDRIGTSSGVSIVKELKK
- the deoD gene encoding purine-nucleoside phosphorylase is translated as MSIHIGANKGDIAETVLLPGDPLRAKWIAETYLEDAKCYNQVRNMFGYTGTYKGRRISVQGTGMGVPSISIYAHELINEFGVKNLIRVGSAGSYQKSVKLRDIVIAMAASSTSGINQYRFQGADFAPTASFSLFQQAIEKAKEKKIEVKAGNVLTSDEFYADEFESYQMWSNFGVLCVEMESSGLYTIAAKHGVNALSLLTISDSLVTKEKTTTEERESTFKGMVEIALELG
- the nhaC gene encoding Na+/H+ antiporter NhaC codes for the protein MEDEKFIKDTKVLENRELNIWEALFPVFALVGMLAYNVFVYGDDSLGGSNQFILLLGAAVAAIVGMFNKVSFDTMIEEVANNIKSTTGAILILLMVGSLAGTWLISGIIPTMIYYGLQILNPTIFLAATVVICSVISVATGSSWTTSATVGIALIGIAEALGISVGMTAGAILSGAYFGDKMSPLSDTTNLAPAMAGTDLFTHIRYMTLTTVPTIVVTLIVFTILGFSVEPSGTADTSAILASIDSAFNISPWLFAVPVLVIVLIVMKTSPLIALLLGTLLGAAAAVIFQPEVVTAVSGYETLSFEAAYVGLMNAITIDTEIITDNAQLNDLFSSGGMYGMLGTIWLIICAMVFGGIMDAIGALATISKALLNLFHTTFGLFASTVFSCITLNATASDQYLAIVVPGKMFAKAYRDKGLAPENLSRSLEDSGTVTSVLIPWNTCGAYHSGVLGVPVASYFVYAIFNYLSPFMTLFYAAFNIKIRELAGNAAAQ